In the Sander lucioperca isolate FBNREF2018 chromosome 24, SLUC_FBN_1.2, whole genome shotgun sequence genome, tgagtCACGTcgtataggccacgcccatttccgcctaaacttttatgtgtgaaaaatcgtgatttatcaaaaacctactttttcgaactcctcctagaccgtgcgaccgatcggcacgaaatttggcatgtagcatctccagatgggccggacaaaaagttaataaaaagaattttgataggataaaaattgcgcatattacgcacaaacaaatttgtgtagctaactatgaaaacaccaactttgccatgtctcagccaaaataaatgccatcaacgccaaactttagattcttgtttaacatgaccctctgaaggtcactcacccgttttacaaaaattggccactagggggcgctacaagtacaaaaagtttatatcatGAACCGctaatctgatttttacaaaatgtgatgggtaccatctaggtccactcctgaggccaaccctagagtggggtactgaggggtcaaagtgggcgtggcctatgagACCCACGTCTacatttactacttacactaacgtgaacaactttaaatttacagggtagatagacaatgggtcatggaccacacctaccaaaaattaccactaggtggcgctataatgttattttacctttaactcccacaatacacatcgcacattaaaaTTTATCTTGCATCCACgtcttccttgaatcaagctgaatcacatgatataggccacgcccatttccgctcaAAGGTTTTTTCACAATaagtgcaaaaccaactttttcgaactcgtcctaggccgtgtgacggatcagcacgaaacctggtgcgtagcatctccagatggacgtgaccaaaagttacccaaggaattttgctacgttaaagtatgcgcatttgacgaccaaactaattttcctagctagctaccatacacgtatcatatcatatctcggccgaattaaatgttatcagcaaataacttgagatctttgttcaacatcccactacgatgctctgtaccaaatttggcgaagattggcctttagggggcgctataagcaacgtttatttgttttggccaataactcaatgcttttgaatggggaatttgcaattgtaaatatacagcgaaagaccgtgcaaaacatttcagaccatcctgccaacctgtatacattttaacatcaatgtacgctgtaacctTTTTTCACTCGgaagtcagcggctgctgtttcaatctgtcggctctctgcagcaggcggggctgctccgtttcccccgcgactgacacacacacacacacacacacacacacacacacacacacacacacacacacaatcacacacacacacacacacacacacaatcacacacaaacacacgcacagacacacacacacacagacacacacacaatcacacacaaacgtacACGGTGGAttcaggaaaaaacgcagatgagacctgcaggatgacctaaattgaggacagctacactcaTCATTGCACTTAATGAAAATaacaagttaaagtccaataagtactttattaaaccgtatgaatgtgtgtcccaggccaggataggaaattatctaacaatgtaaagatcaacaagccaatgacaatgacagatacgttcatatttgattcattcaataaattattattttgtgtcttaaatccaccagccattttcatattttaccaacatttgcagcatcctgagcctttggACTGGATTGCTAAGAGAACCTGATAAATATGATAACCTGATGTTTTTtaatgccgataacaaactggtctaaaatgcgcctgatacagactgactgaatgaatgaggaaatgagagactgttgtgtcagagggaggagactgagagaaactcgaggtttcttgaagaaaacctgctcccgaccaagttaggttcacaggctcagttaccatagtaactgactctgaggtgaagttaccatagtaactgactctgaggtgaagttaccatagtaactgactctgaggtgaagttacctctctttctgaaaccgaaaacccagagtttccctcatctcagggttaacaaactcagagttttcactaaacctgctttctgaaacggggcccaggtgtgatattcggatgtaccgatcctatgcaggtgttgttacacGTGGTCTGCCACTGCGAGGATGACcagctgtgcttcctgtctccctgtagcACTGTCTTAGGCGTCTCACAGTAAGGACATGGCAATGTATTGTtaattgtgggtagtgtagttttttcCCATAAGATCGCGGAagagttatgttttttttttaaactaggttgagccacatgtctcagcttactacagaaaaaatccagaagccaaaagactcaaaaattgattttatatgaatttttttctacatatgtctgtgcgtttttctgatttccatttgaaaagtgcaaagaaaaaagtacaaaataaaacacttctcaaatacacaaacacatccgcatcaatcatacacatacttgaaataactatatacataaatatatagaaataagtcaaaataaactgcacagggtgtgatatgcttataggaggccctgtttttgctttgacacagctccagccattacaggtTAAAATTTCACTGACACATTTGGTATCTATCgacttgtctgctcattggctaAAAATGTAGACGggttttatagcatttaaatctaactggtccAAGCAAATGTCGCTCGAGTACACATGGGCCAAAACGCGTCAGAGGAGACTTCAGCTTTcttattggtgtatcacagccaaacctgcaccgattggcttataCCAGGTATCCATGGAAACCTTAGAAGTCAGAGAATAGAGTGACGCCCACATCAAGTTGCTAGGACCCTCAGGAGAGAAGCGAGCAGCGTTAGaagtgtggaaataaaaaacatttccacacttctaacaacaatttcccgttgtgattcggccagaaactttgcctttaactcccacattacacattgcacattagaaaaccatacatccacgtgttccttgaatcaagctgaatgacatgatataggccacggccATTTccgcttacattttttttcgcaatatcgcgcaatacccaactttttcgaactcgtcctaggcagTGCAATggatcagcacgaaacctggtaggtagcatctccagatggacctgaccaaaagttacccaaagtttgcgcatttgacgaccaaacaaattttcctagctagctaccacacatgaatcatatcatatctcgaccaaattaaatgttatcagcaaatattttgagatcattgttcaacatcccactacgatgcaATGTACCAcatttggcaaagatcggcctttagggggcgctataagcaacgtttatttgttttggccaataactcaatgcatttgaatggggaatttgcaattgcaatacctctgccacagtaaatgctatcaacaCGAAAGTTGTGATGCTAGTTCGGCATGCCGCTccgaggctctgtaccaaatttggcgaagatcagccattagggggcgctataatcaacgtagaccagcTTTGGcacttttactcaatgttaatggggtatttgcaatggaaatgtaccacagaccttgcagctcacacttctcaataattactgatgtttgcctcctaccgttTTACTTTTGTGCACTCccctggttttttacaataaacaaacttcttaacccacttgACAAAGTTGCTAAACCTTCACaatggacaaatgcaactcttttctctcactttttaatttcaaaatcaacaccattcataggagccgataccgtgcaattaaacattgcagttgttgctaagtggagagtctgtcatagtgtgattggttatgttggtgtcaatgattcttaatttcccacgaagcacccacggaggaaaacatgaATCGGCGTCTATGATGCCGTTTGCAACATagtgaccacctcccccgctccttcaaccaccacacctgcctcccccctccaccctctcagtcactctctcatttctctctgctgtctcctgtggtcaggggggttaagaagtttgtttgttgtagagaattcttgaAGGTGGTCTGTATtatgcgtggaggtgaactgttgaccgctacgtttgcaacggcgacaTACCGCAGACATCACGGCTCGCGCCTCTGGATGTTtaccgacgtttgcctccccgccgtcCGGCCTCAGGTTCCACTTTCGCTTGCTCCCCGGGACGTCGGGGgtgactggcgtgggtggcttgggccccgtcataactgcttgcagttctagtttggacttgtttttgttttttgggttTTTGGAGTTTTTGTTctgccctccctgggttgttttttgtttgtttgggaCGTCTGGAATTCGTCCCTTGAAGAGGGGGTACTGTcatggttttggtgttttgttttgtattgtgttccattcctgtttgttgttttctgtatGTTCCCGGTTTTTGTTGGTTATTCTGTATTGTGTATGTTTTGGTTAATCCCTgtgttgtgtcaagtttctgtgtttagttgatgtcatgttgtctgtctgttgtccctgtttcctgttttattttgatagtctgttttctgtcttgtcatgtctagttttactctgtttcccgcctttgttgattaccttgccccgccctgatgtgtttcacctgttgtatcacctgtccctcatttgttcattacatcgtgtatttaacctctgtgttcccttttcctcttctcagattgttttgtgtctgtttgtgcccGTGCCCTGCCAccctgtgtgtgttcatgtcctTCCCTGCGTTCTTTTGTGAGTTTTTCCGCAAGACTCTTTTCCTgtggtttttccagcctctgtgctgtgttttttggTTGCAATAAATCCTCTATGCCAactttctcctgcctgcctgcgtttgggtccactattcctcactccTCGCAACAACGTTTCTTCTAATAAGCACCGGTATTTGGTTTCCAAATAGTGTAATTTGGTATAATATATTGTCTAGATGTAGTATATTTTGAGTTTAATACGGCAATATATGCGTTTCTAGTTACAGCATAATTTAGGTGTATGGTTTCTTATTAGCGTCTGTGTGACCAAATAACTTATTGTTTTTGGTCAAGTTttggtgttttgtgttttttgcccccaaagtcaccttccaggcagcgtggcataatggttatgtttagggttaaggtttgggttagctgcctggaaggtgacGGAGGCAAAAAAATCCATTGAGCTCAAATTTCCTAGAAGGTAAGGCTTATTATCTTATTTATGTAGTAAATACAGGATCATTTAGGCGTTTGGCCTTTAATTAGGGCAtaactgtttgttttctgtctaattaaaaacatttctaGATATGGTCTAATTTGATACAAAGTACGGCTTATTACATCTTTTTAATGTACGGGAAAAGAAAGTGCGACCAAAATGGCTTTAAACAGTAATTCAAAATAATTAGGAACTACCATAATTAAACGTGatttaacataacataacatagctttatttgtatagcgcctttcatacacagagtgcagctcaaagcgctttaatGTAAATTAAGTCACCTCTTTGGGGGCACAACTTGAAAAGATCAAGAAAAGATAGCAAATGAAGTGACCTAAGTCTTATAAAATATACTGAACCATCAATTTTGGAATTAATAAAGGAATAACTACACCAAAAACGAACATACCCATAACTAGTAAAAGTGCATATAACTAGCAAATTTTGTACAAATTTACATAGACAGCATGTATATTCAAAAGCATTTATTCACAGAATGAATAAAGCACAAGTAAAATACACAATATCTGACTCAACTAAAAGATTGAAGCTAAAAGGAGCAAAAGGATGCTTGTGTGTGCAAGTTGTAGAGACAAAGATGAAATGGGAGAGCTGTGACCAGATTAGGGAATCGAAGATGGCCTCTTCTTTGTTAAGGCCTTCTTTGTTTAGACttatatttgaaaaacatcCCTCAAGCCGAGAAAAGCTATTTTAAAACCAGTGACGTCACTACAATATAAACGCTATGGGCCCAGCAGGAACTTGCGGTCGGGGCCAGCGGGAAAAACACTGCTGCGCATAAGTCAGCGGGTCGCATTTCGCAAAAGTAAACCCGGAAGCTTAGAAACTTTTTTGCCGTATatgccactgagcaactctcataggaattAACGGGGCTTCACGTCGAACATTGTATCAAAgccttataatacatccatcagaatcagaaaaggttttattgccaaaaTAAGTACACtgatgtggaatttgccttggtgaaagctgcatacataaacaaacatattgaacattaaaataaaatattaagggGGACTTAAGTCTCCTCACGGCATGTTCTACCTGAGTCAAATCAAAGGGTGTGAAGCAAGAGGTTTGCTTGCTATTAAAGTGTGCATGTCTGGAAGTTAACATGTGTAAGTTAATGTGTTAGGTTAGAAAAGAGAATAGTTACAAGAATGTGTGTTGATGTGAAGCCTGAATTAACATCAACTTAGCAGTGTGGCTGTCCAATAACTTGACTAAAACaaacattacaaaaatatataggtCTGGGTGgcattaaatcaaatcaatacaTATGTACATTAACAGAAGTTATAAAACAGTTAAGAGCTTTGCTTAACCGCTGCTGCTATGCTACTGCTAGCATAGCACTACCACAGAAAGAAAACCTTTGTAATCTGGCAGTTTCATTGTTGTGAGAAAGCCAGGCTGGGAGAATTGTGGTTCTGAGGTCAAATGATGCACTCTCTGTTGTGCTTTATCCCAATCCTGCAGGATTGAAGCTGATAGCAACAGTCCTTGCTAGCTGGTAGACCCCCCCCCAAGTCTGTGATTCTAACTTGTTTACTCCAAGCAGGCACTTGTCATTTCCTAGAGAAGAGTTTCTGCGTCAGTTCTCTTTCAGTAGGCCGTGCTTTAGCTGAGAGCTGATCTACAGTAGACCCCCTTCTGACGGATGCAGTAGAGTCGTTGCTCCTTCTGGAGTGAAGGAATGGAGAAGAGCAAAGAACAATGGTAGTTGTTGCCTTTATAGAGATGGTGAGGTAACGCTACATGACAGTCAGGTGTGGAGACTGGAGTCTGCTGGGAGACAGAGTTGGATGGCAGTTCCTTGTGACCACACAGCTGCCATTTTGAAGAGGGCTGGGGTTGCATGGATGGGCTGTTGGTTTCATTTCAAGTCCATTTTAAGTTACAAAAATGAACAAGTTAATCTTTGGTGATCCATGGATCTCAACTTCAAAATACAATCACACTTTAAAGACCCGTCAGAATaatatttaagacattttaaagccTAACATATTCTAACTACAGGATTTGTTAAGACTTGTTAAGAATATCTAAAGACCCACGTTATATTACATCTCATATCACTTTTAaagtattcattcatttttagtttttaaacctGACTGAGGTTATCTGCTCTCCTTCTAAACTAACTGTCCACTTTACGTGGCTAAATGGTTTCTCACGTGTTGGGATCTCATGTGTCTATGTAAACTTCCACTCACTgaaaaagctttcttacagatggagcagctaaatggtttctctccagtgtggactgtcatgtgtttctgtaaacttCCATTGCctgtaaaagctttcttacagacGGAGCAGCTGaacggtttctctcctgtgtggattctcatgtgtgctTGTAAATATCCACTCACCgtaaaagctttcttacagaccgagcagctaaatggtttctctcctgtgtgggttCTCATGTGTGTCTTTAAGCTTCCTCTCActgtaaaagctttcttacagactgagcagctaaacggtttctctcctgtgtgggttCTCATGTGTCTATGTAAATTTCCACTCACTgaaaaagctttcttacagactgagcagctaaatggtctCCTTCCTGTGTGGATTGCCATGTGTTTATGTAAACTTCCACTCTCTGTAAAAGCCTTCTTACAGacagagcagctaaatggtttctctcctgtgtggattctcatgtgtttaaGTAAATTCCCGCTCACTGTAAAggctttcttacagactgagcagcttaAGAATTTCTCTCTTGTGTGGCTTcttatgtgtgtctgtaaatCTCGTCTCCTTGCAAAACATTTcctacaaactgagcagctaaatggtttctctcctgtatgagatctcatgtgtctcttcagattTCCATTGGTGCCACATCTTTTCCCATACTCAGAGCAGCTACTTTGATCATCACCAGCACTACATCTGGAACCACAGACAGGGACTTCATTATTATTCAGAGAGTTTAaggctgactgaggttctctgatGTCCTTCCAATCATAACTGTCATCAGTCTCTGGATCAGAAGAGTTcatggctggttctggtcctccacagtcctctccatcagcttctgttttcaTCTGTTCAGTTGAGCTGCTGGCTGGAGGCTCTGCCTCTTTGTTCACAGTTTGACTATGACGACCAACACACCGATGGCTCCTGAGCTGTTTATACCAGGTGAATCTTTGGTCACAAATGCCGCAGCCAAACAGAATCTTTTCGCCGACCGTGCGTTTCTTCAGAAGTGTCTTGCAGGCAAATCGTTCCCAGCACTCAGGGCTGCTTGACAGTTTTTCACCAGCAATACAAGTCATACGACTTACTGGGACTTCAGTATTATTCAAGGAGTTTAAACCTGTCTGAGGTTCTCTGCTCTCATTCCGGTCATCAGCCACTTTAGTTTCTTGTTTGTAACATTGTGAGGTGGCATCACTGCTAGACAGTTGTAAAAGTGTATCTGGACGTGAGTTCCTGGATGGTTCTGGTCCTCTACAGTCCTCTCCATAAGCTTCTGTTTTCATCTCTTCAATAGGTTTCTCTTcgtcatcttcactcttcacagggacaggagtgaatgggaacttggtgacaTCAGCCTCCttcagcccttgaagctgctctccgtCCTGACTGCCCCAGAggtcctcctgttcctctttaatgtctGGGGGCTTTGTGTCCTCCTGGTCCAGACTGGAGCTCCACTCCTGCTGATGTTCTTCTCCAACAATCACTTTCTGGACATCTGAAGGTAAAGCTGAAACACAAACGGCCATTAATGTGAATCTTAATAATACTAATTAGCTAAATTCACTCTGATAAGGACGCAGGTTTATGAATACTGTAAATACGGGGCACACCTCGCCTTGCTCAAGTAAATGTGATTATATAGCCTACCTCTCAATTAattttttctttgtattgtatgttttgttttattttttactctcTTTTTTCACTGTGTTTTTAAGTGCCTTTcttaagtttattttttatgtcattttggAAGGTTGTAATGCTCATTGGATGGAAATGACTGCcttatttatacattttctaaGTACGATGCCGAATTGTTAAAAAGTGTATCACATGATATCTGtgaaaatatgcaaataaagttaaaaggtcaaatgtgtgggaatttctcccgtctagcattgagatcatatttttctgggtgaagaaaaAGACTCccgttcctgaaatttggattctGAAAACGTGTGGTCCTTCATGTTTCcctcttcaaacttgccggggccgggaagctacgatacccattagcagcacctgtgagtttatcacgTGACATCGAAAACGGCAAAGTCGGAGCAGtatatcctgtatgtcccttaccggctgaCGTAttgatggcgcatgaatatggagcgtctaccccagttcatgtaaatgcaaatgtaaaatatcaagccaataggaatacttggaattgatggtggtggtaaatattcatgaaaaggacaagtttgtgaatgggcaacacagattttgagaatgaacaactaaaaacgttatacactggacctttaaaacaaatctaaaacaaaaataaaactcgCCTTGATGCTGAGTTTTTAGTAGAAGGCTAGTACACTAGAGCTAGTACACTTCCATTTTGAAAACATATGCCTCCAGTCTGCTCTCCAACTGGCTGTAAAAGCTGTGCCCGTCTGTATGAGAAAATTACAGAGAGAAGGACCTGCCCTGCTTCGGAATGTTAGCTACAGCAAATGCTACAGCTAACACTTCTCCATTCATACTTGCCTTGGATACCACTAGGCCTGCAcaatattggaaaaaactgacattgcgATATTTGTTTTTCCTGCGATATATATTGCGACATGAACATTTTTTAGTAATTTTACAAGATGACATAAATAGCCCTGAGTGActaatgacattttttaatttcttctGGAATTGTCCTTCCTTCTTTAGGAATGATGGATTTCACCACAGTACCAGGATAATATATTCTATTCGGTGGTGAATGCTTCAACACAATGACTGCCTGGTTTTAGAACTTATGTCTATCAGCCAGGTCATTTCATATGTTGATAACAATGTCACAATATAGCATTTATATAGCATagcattttgttctttttttacattgctTTGACAATATGTAtcgtcatatcgcccagccctacttgggCATACACAATCGACAAAATGACAACTGACATGGAGTGTTAGAAAATGATTGCACTAGGGTCCAACAGCCGCTACACTTCCTTCGCAGGCTTAGTGTCTTTGGTGACAACCAGAGTGTGTTGCCCTTCTTCTATGCAGTAGTTGAGAGCATCTTGTGGTACGGCATCTCAGCCTGATTTGGCAAACTTAATGTACAGTTGAAAGCCCAGATTACATAATATTTCCTAAAGGATTTCCTAGCCTGAGTTAAAATAAGATAGGATTCCTAAAGTTAGTTAGGATTTGCTTCTGTAATACCAAATTGGGAAAAATCCTATTTTAGACTCTTCCTATCTCAATTTAAGGCAGAAGGTTGCTATATTATGGCCCCACAGACCCAAAATGGGTTCTGTTTCATTTCACACAGTCTGAATGAGATACTACCATATCAGCAGACCAATGAAGTAATGCACAGCTGTCTACAGGGCAGGtagatttgttttctttacatattgcgactttattctcgatatctcagagaacacagatatgtgggctatgtttttaatgtgcagACAGTTTAAAACATGAGTAGAAATCTTGCTGGAAAACAGAAGAGCTATTAAAGCCAGGTGTTTATGAATTAATAATTATCGTTGAGACATTAACAGGTGCCACAACGCACATTTAAAGCGGTTACTTCCCCCAATCAAAAAGACACAATgaaggagggaagagtaaatcaTGTCTTCATGTGTTGACTCAGCAGAGATAACATCAAATGAGAAAAGTTGATTGAAGAGAATATTGTACATAtctgaaagcaatacagaatgccagAGAGCTAGGGCTGTAGTAAATCAAAaggaaatcttagttgactgaAATTCAACATACTCTTTAAACAAATCGATTGGTCGATGGGGAACAAACATCTGCATTTATCTCTATATTAACTAAATTCTCCACAGAGCACTGGGTGCGGAAAGAGGTGCAGAATtcttatattaatataattgtACTGCAAATATTTTTGTCAACTTTGTATAACAGCTTTAATAGACAAGCTGCCCAGAGTCCCATCCTCAAGGCTATAAGGGTGCAGGGGAAGCTACAGCACACAATGTAATCTTTCAACaaactaaatactaaatttGCTCTCTGACATAACAAAAGATACCACAAGTTGTAATTCTGTTTAACCGCCAGATGCTGTTCACCTCTTTGTGACTTTCTGCatgcaagacaaaaaaaatagaaacgTAGCTAAATGTTACTGTATATGTTAACTTGTTGAACATTTGACCAtgaacaaaattaaaaacaaaatgtttgcaaCTTACCCAATTACCCTAGTGgggattgttttgtgtctcttacaCATAAGT is a window encoding:
- the LOC116058582 gene encoding zinc finger protein 135-like isoform X4, with amino-acid sequence MDSIYSDHPYSHCFDHKALPSDVQKVIVGEEHQQEWSSSLDQEDTKPPDIKEEQEDLWGSQDGEQLQGLKEADVTKFPFTPVPVKSEDDEEKPIEEMKTEAYGEDCRGPEPSRNSRPDTLLQLSSSDATSQCYKQETKVADDRNESREPQTGLNSLNNTEVPVSRMTCIAGEKLSSSPECWERFACKTLLKKRTVGEKILFGCGICDQRFTWYKQLRSHRCVGRHSQTVNKEAEPPASSSTEQMKTEADGEDCGGPEPAMNSSDPETDDSYDWKDIREPQSALNSLNNNEVPVCGSRCSAGDDQSSCSEYGKRCGTNGNLKRHMRSHTGEKPFSCSVCRKCFARRRDLQTHIRSHTREKFLSCSVCKKAFTVSGNLLKHMRIHTGEKPFSCSVCKKAFTESGSLHKHMAIHTGRRPFSCSVCKKAFSVSGNLHRHMRTHTGEKPFSCSVCKKAFTVRGSLKTHMRTHTGEKPFSCSVCKKAFTVSGYLQAHMRIHTGEKPFSCSVCKKAFTGNGSLQKHMTVHTGEKPFSCSICKKAFSVSGSLHRHMRSQHVRNHLAT
- the LOC116058582 gene encoding zinc finger protein 2 homolog isoform X1, encoding MAPGGSTCAVVGCTNNTRKLKDFMNGTCFQHKRTRLTCCPAPYALHSMPKDETKTREWLAALKLKNPPKRVYVCSYHFIDHKPTELHPKPELFLGYERQPVKKRQKLITCKDNLEVQANASQTSASTSNTELQHEQEEPHYRACTHFHSDTTPETSFLDERQTSTTHEHSLPSDVQKVIVGEEHQQEWSSSLDQEDTKPPDIKEEQEDLWGSQDGEQLQGLKEADVTKFPFTPVPVKSEDDEEKPIEEMKTEAYGEDCRGPEPSRNSRPDTLLQLSSSDATSQCYKQETKVADDRNESREPQTGLNSLNNTEVPVSRMTCIAGEKLSSSPECWERFACKTLLKKRTVGEKILFGCGICDQRFTWYKQLRSHRCVGRHSQTVNKEAEPPASSSTEQMKTEADGEDCGGPEPAMNSSDPETDDSYDWKDIREPQSALNSLNNNEVPVCGSRCSAGDDQSSCSEYGKRCGTNGNLKRHMRSHTGEKPFSCSVCRKCFARRRDLQTHIRSHTREKFLSCSVCKKAFTVSGNLLKHMRIHTGEKPFSCSVCKKAFTESGSLHKHMAIHTGRRPFSCSVCKKAFSVSGNLHRHMRTHTGEKPFSCSVCKKAFTVRGSLKTHMRTHTGEKPFSCSVCKKAFTVSGYLQAHMRIHTGEKPFSCSVCKKAFTGNGSLQKHMTVHTGEKPFSCSICKKAFSVSGSLHRHMRSQHVRNHLAT
- the LOC116058582 gene encoding oocyte zinc finger protein XlCOF6-like isoform X3, with product MDRHRKQLEVVLKPETKLRGEELHPKPELFLGYERQPVKKRQKLITCKDNLEVQANASQTSASTSNTELQHEQEEPHYRACTHFHSDTTPETSFLDERQTSTTHEHSLPSDVQKVIVGEEHQQEWSSSLDQEDTKPPDIKEEQEDLWGSQDGEQLQGLKEADVTKFPFTPVPVKSEDDEEKPIEEMKTEAYGEDCRGPEPSRNSRPDTLLQLSSSDATSQCYKQETKVADDRNESREPQTGLNSLNNTEVPVSRMTCIAGEKLSSSPECWERFACKTLLKKRTVGEKILFGCGICDQRFTWYKQLRSHRCVGRHSQTVNKEAEPPASSSTEQMKTEADGEDCGGPEPAMNSSDPETDDSYDWKDIREPQSALNSLNNNEVPVCGSRCSAGDDQSSCSEYGKRCGTNGNLKRHMRSHTGEKPFSCSVCRKCFARRRDLQTHIRSHTREKFLSCSVCKKAFTVSGNLLKHMRIHTGEKPFSCSVCKKAFTESGSLHKHMAIHTGRRPFSCSVCKKAFSVSGNLHRHMRTHTGEKPFSCSVCKKAFTVRGSLKTHMRTHTGEKPFSCSVCKKAFTVSGYLQAHMRIHTGEKPFSCSVCKKAFTGNGSLQKHMTVHTGEKPFSCSICKKAFSVSGSLHRHMRSQHVRNHLAT
- the LOC116058582 gene encoding oocyte zinc finger protein XlCOF6-like isoform X2 — translated: MAPGGSTCAVVGCTNNTRKLKDFMNGTCFQHKRTRLTCCPAPYALHSMPKDETKTREWLAALKLKNPPKRVYVCSYHFIDHKPTELHPKPELFLGYERQPVKKRQKLITCKDNLEVQANASQTSASTSNTELQHEQEEPPLPSDVQKVIVGEEHQQEWSSSLDQEDTKPPDIKEEQEDLWGSQDGEQLQGLKEADVTKFPFTPVPVKSEDDEEKPIEEMKTEAYGEDCRGPEPSRNSRPDTLLQLSSSDATSQCYKQETKVADDRNESREPQTGLNSLNNTEVPVSRMTCIAGEKLSSSPECWERFACKTLLKKRTVGEKILFGCGICDQRFTWYKQLRSHRCVGRHSQTVNKEAEPPASSSTEQMKTEADGEDCGGPEPAMNSSDPETDDSYDWKDIREPQSALNSLNNNEVPVCGSRCSAGDDQSSCSEYGKRCGTNGNLKRHMRSHTGEKPFSCSVCRKCFARRRDLQTHIRSHTREKFLSCSVCKKAFTVSGNLLKHMRIHTGEKPFSCSVCKKAFTESGSLHKHMAIHTGRRPFSCSVCKKAFSVSGNLHRHMRTHTGEKPFSCSVCKKAFTVRGSLKTHMRTHTGEKPFSCSVCKKAFTVSGYLQAHMRIHTGEKPFSCSVCKKAFTGNGSLQKHMTVHTGEKPFSCSICKKAFSVSGSLHRHMRSQHVRNHLAT